AAAGTAGCAGTTATCGCCACTATGACAACGGCGAAACGACCGACTAAAACTTGAGTCGTTTGGCTAACTTCTTTTTTATAAAAGGCAAATATAAAATCCTTTGTAATAGAACTAGCACTTACTAAAAGCTGACTAGATATAGTGCTCATGATAGCTGCCAAAACAGCAGATATGATCACGCCAACTATAAATGGATGAAACAATACTTCTCCTAGCTTTAAAAACACAGTTTCAGGATCTTTTAAAGGCATTCCTATTTGATTGAAATACACAAAGCCTATAAGTCCGCTAGCCATAGCTCCGATAAGTCCTAAAACCATCCACGACATACCGATAAATCTAGCTTTATCTAGCTCTTTAGAATTTCTTATAGCCATAAATCTGACTATTATATGAGGTTGTCCAAAATACCCAAGCCCCCAAGCAAGCAGCCCTAATATACCAAGAAAAGTCTGTCCGGCAAATAAATTTAAATGATCTTGATTAGCGGCGGTACTATATTTATTTAATTCGCTAAAGAAATTTTCTCCATCAGGTATATTTAAATTTAAAAAAGCAACTACTGGTATCAAAACAAGCACTAAAAACATAAGAGTGCCTTGAAACGCATCTGTTAAACAGACCGCTTTAAATCCGCCAAAAAATGTATAAAACACGACTATAAAAAGTGTAAAAATCGCTCCTAAGCTAAAATTTAGTCCGAAAAAGCTCTCAAAAGTTTTACCACCTGCAATTATCCCGCTACTTACATAAAGCGTGAAAAATATGAGTATAAATACGCCAGATATTATACGCAAAACTTTCGTTCTATCTTTAAATCTATTTTCCAAGAAATCTGGTATAGTTATGCTATCACTCGCTACTTCGGTATAAATTCTTATGCGTTTTGCAAGGTATTTATAGTTTGCCCATGCTCCAATGCTAAGCCCGATAGCTATCCACATATTTGCTATACCACTTAGATACAAAGCCCCTGGTAATCCTAAAAGCATCCAACCGCTCATATCGCTAGCTCCGGCACTTAGCGCAGTCATCACAGGGCCTAAGCTTCTATTATCTAGTAGATATTCATTTAAACTTGAACGCTTATTATAAGATATACGACCTATGATAAGCAAAACACCAAAGTATAGTGCGATCGCTATATAAACACTAAAACTCATCAAAACCCCCGATATAATAACATTTGGCAATTCTATCTAATTTAAGTTTAAAAATATATATTTTTTTGTATAATTTAGGCTTATTCTAAATTTAAGCAAGGTTTTGTATTGACAAATTTACTTAATGAAAAAACTTTTAAATTTATATTTTCCATAGCCATTATAATTATAGGAATTTACTACACTTATCCAGTTAGCATAACAGATGCTCAAAAAGGCGCTTATGTAAATTCGTATTTTACTACGCTAGGACTTACTTTTGGTGGTATTTTAATAGGTATCGTACTTGGCTTTATACTAGCTTTTTTGAAGTTTTTAAATATCAAAATCCTATCATTTATCATAGACGAATACATAGACATAATAAGAGGAACTCCAGTACTTTTGCAACTTATGATATTTGCCTTTGTCATACTTGCTACTCTTAGTGACAACTTTTACGCCGCACTAATAGCTCTTGGATTAAATAGTTCTGCATACGTTGCTGAGATCGTAAGAAGCGGTATAAACAGCGTAGATAAAGGTCAAATGGAAGCAGCTCGTGCTATGGGGCTTAGCTATAGCGTTTCTATGCGCCAAATCATCTTTCCTCAAGCTATTAAAAATATACTTCCAGCTCTTGCAAATGAGTTTATAAGCCTATTTAAAGAGACTTCGGTCGTCGGACTTATAGGTATATTTGATCTTACTATGCAAAGTAAAAGCTTGCAAGCAACTCTATTTAGTCCCGAGCCTATCTTGTTTGCAGGGGTTGTATATTACGCAAACGTCAAACTCTTTTCACTTCTTGCAAAACTCTTAGAAAATAGGCTAAACAAAAATGATTAAGATAGAAAATTTAGTAAAAAACTACGGAAATTTAAAAGTTTTAAACAGCATAAGCACCGAGATAAAAAAAGGTGAAGTCGTAGCTATCATAGGACCTAGCGGCGGTGGAAAAAGTACGTTTTTACGCTGTATAAACCGCCTTGAAGAGCCTACTAGTGGTCATATTTTTATAAATGGTGTAGATATCTTAGATCCTAAGATCAATATAAATAAAATTCGCCAAAAAGTGTCTATGGTATTTCAGCATTTTAATCTTTTTGCAAACAAAACTGTAATGCAAAATCTCACGCTTGCTCCACTCCAAACAGGACTTTGCGATCTAAAAACAGCAAATGATAGAGCAAACGAACTACTAAAAAAAGTCGGACTTTCAGACAAAGCAAACGCTTATCCGCATAAGCTAAGTGGCGGACAAAAACAACGCATAGCTATAGCTAGAAGCCTTGCTATGGAACCTGATA
The sequence above is a segment of the Campylobacter hyointestinalis subsp. lawsonii genome. Coding sequences within it:
- the putP gene encoding sodium/proline symporter PutP, which codes for MSFSVYIAIALYFGVLLIIGRISYNKRSSLNEYLLDNRSLGPVMTALSAGASDMSGWMLLGLPGALYLSGIANMWIAIGLSIGAWANYKYLAKRIRIYTEVASDSITIPDFLENRFKDRTKVLRIISGVFILIFFTLYVSSGIIAGGKTFESFFGLNFSLGAIFTLFIVVFYTFFGGFKAVCLTDAFQGTLMFLVLVLIPVVAFLNLNIPDGENFFSELNKYSTAANQDHLNLFAGQTFLGILGLLAWGLGYFGQPHIIVRFMAIRNSKELDKARFIGMSWMVLGLIGAMASGLIGFVYFNQIGMPLKDPETVFLKLGEVLFHPFIVGVIISAVLAAIMSTISSQLLVSASSITKDFIFAFYKKEVSQTTQVLVGRFAVVIVAITATFIAFNSTDTVLGVVGNAWAGFGASFGPVLLFSLYSRHMSALSALCGMVVGGVTVLLWIIFGLSDVVYELLPGFIFACTTIAIVNKYNNMIKKMSREPNLSVIDEEFDKMKQRSENKL
- a CDS encoding amino acid ABC transporter permease, with the translated sequence MTNLLNEKTFKFIFSIAIIIIGIYYTYPVSITDAQKGAYVNSYFTTLGLTFGGILIGIVLGFILAFLKFLNIKILSFIIDEYIDIIRGTPVLLQLMIFAFVILATLSDNFYAALIALGLNSSAYVAEIVRSGINSVDKGQMEAARAMGLSYSVSMRQIIFPQAIKNILPALANEFISLFKETSVVGLIGIFDLTMQSKSLQATLFSPEPILFAGVVYYANVKLFSLLAKLLENRLNKND
- a CDS encoding amino acid ABC transporter ATP-binding protein; the encoded protein is MIKIENLVKNYGNLKVLNSISTEIKKGEVVAIIGPSGGGKSTFLRCINRLEEPTSGHIFINGVDILDPKININKIRQKVSMVFQHFNLFANKTVMQNLTLAPLQTGLCDLKTANDRANELLKKVGLSDKANAYPHKLSGGQKQRIAIARSLAMEPDIILFDEPTSALDPEMIGEVLSIMKEVAKDGLTMLVVTHEMGFAKNVANRIFFMDKGIIAVDDTPKNVFENCTHPRLNEFLNKILNH